ATAAAAGAAAGTATCAACCTCACCTTTATCTCTTTGTTGGCATTCATAATATGTTGAGGTGACCAAAGTCGGTAAGGTGAATGTTGATTAGCGATCTCTCTTCCCAAATCTCTTAAGTGATCATGCATTCTTATGAGATTCTTATCATCAATCTCAACCAAACATTTATTTAGAAGTCTTTCCCAACTGTGCAGACCGCTCCACCCTAACCCATTCCAAACTTCAATCGCCAAACTATTCCTTTCTCCAATAAAAAAACATGCAATATCAAGGAATgcctctttctcttcatcatcaagAACATCATAACTTACTTTCAGTTTCTCTTTGATATCAGTAGGCAATATTCTTGAGATCTTATGGAAAAGAGATTCCCAATATTGTTTATGGGACTTCCCATATAATTGTCCCCCAAATACCTTGAGAGACAGCGGCAATCCATGGCAAACCTCAACAAACTTTTTAACAAGTTCCTTAAatcctgttatcactatttaaaattgggtttttcttttcccatgattggctatggtatatTGTtttttttcgaatagggtgtaatcccaagtgcttcagctttgttctagaccttaggggtttaagggtttttgatttttagatcctatcttttttgtgttaaaccctctggtttctaatcttccgttactttattcacttaagttatgggtcgtggggtcgtaggaagtgtccccccttgttatttgcctaggcggttacgttgattatttgaaaattttatgccttgtatgcttttcttctaaagttgttggGCCTAGTAACTAGTGCACATCTTGCGAATGATCCAACAGCCCGCGCtgtttcgcaagggtaaaatgctcactctttatgcccgcgaaatagcgagagtgaacgagaaccgtccatgtgtcatgatggaggaagtaaagggtgtagctgtTAAGAGTGGTTGGAGCCCcatggctttcttctggcgtattaaaaggtagcacgtggcacaagtcaccacagtcagcgggtcaggattaaaggttcaaagtgGACCCCAGAGATGAGTcgggtcgcaggtggagatgacctggcaggtacagctattaacaatttattgaagccatgtggtttccttctggcaaatgacagagtgacaaatcagctccgaaagtgacaaggatGCCATGTGTTCATGACGAGTTAGCGGGCCCACCCATCCTGAGAGCTTTtccaaaggattaaatgccgatcaacttcagagatgatccgacggtcggtgctattttgcaagggtaaaatgctcactctttaggcccgcaaaatagcgagagttaaggagagtcgtccacgtgtcatgatgatgacgtgggagatagacctgttgagatgaaagtggggcccttgtggtttccttctggcgaatgacagagtgacaaatcagctccgaaagtgacaaggatgccatgtgttcatgacgagtcagtgggcccacccatCCTGAGAGCTTTTCcaaaggattaaatgctgatcaacttcagagatgatccgacggtcggcgctatttcgcaagggtaaaatgctcactctttaggcccgcgaaatagcgagagttaacaagagtcgtccacgtgtcatgatgatgacatggtctAAGAAGAAGGTGTGGGCCCACCGCAGtataaagaaagacacgcggccagtatcaagtggaatgcgaagggattttcaaggccaatggttgggtaccgcgtggtattatgtagccaatagaaaagcgggacccagagtAAAGCCAAAGCCGTTAGTAACGAAACTGTAAAAGTGAAACACttgtaggaatgttgtgacccgttggagcgaaaaataggaattctcgtatgaattcgattttgaagggacggccaaagcatgcggaatcaatgttatagttaaggccctgagtacaaatatttgatttcctaactaccaagtgaagatatcttttaaaaaattttgcagaagagcagacgcagagttatctttttcagatatagagcaagtcggttcagtcgcaaagcaaattccttcaagcaagcatcaggttctctcatattttgtagcaattcttgtgtggtgttctaagtaagataattctcttgttgcaggattgtttaagagtgatattcattttcttgcattttcaaatggctcctaaaagggaatttttcggcaaggttaattatttagaaagaagtgtatgtgatgattttttagaacagttgacgttgtcaactaaccaggcatcaaaggccaaagagttagtgcccagggctccccgtctgaagataggagaaggattgtatgacaaaggtaattggctgagagacccacaggttggactgtccgagttggggttgtttaaagtcagatttggaatgagaaattctcctgctcctcaaaatagtatttgggaactagatgttgggaaattagtagtcccaggggtattcatggatacaaacctgctaacccaaatggtattgaattatgatccagtcacaagatgcatccgggatgtaaatgggaaaacccttgtggaaattaatgctgaagaattaaggacaacatttgggcttaatgagctCACAAACTTCCTaaaacccataaatttcacatcatcaGCCCAAGTTTACAGTGCACAAAGAAGTCATCTCAGGGAtaggcctcttaaagaactttttgtgaaaataggagagttagcagttgtaggacccaacacacaagagcctttttcattaagtatgtttaccttgagggctaaaggaatgtattgggcactttgtcaagttctaggagaggatgctgaagcaaatatgccaaatcattacttgctaatgattgtccaGATTTTGAATCTTTCTCTTGCTATCacttttgattatgcctctttcattgccgatgctatccatggagggttgataagaataaagaatggaaaggtggacaaacctttcggatggtattcactcttaatgcacctttttctcttcaaagttggtgattattttgctagtggattagacctggttaaggaaaaggaaggagaaaaaatgccagtacaattatggagtactgtgttgtcatgggacagagaggatgttagttttttgaagtttgacaaatattttgcatccaaaataagaactctcttatgctctgataacccaagggtccccaaggttcttctggaattcataaggccaaaataattcgcagagaacatcaagattgttcataactggggcgacatttatttatatccagtctccacagttttcagagtttttggtttcaggggtactccatttttgttaccctaccaggtccctcttaaagtgggaatagcggagatccttaggcaaattggtggcctacaagaggcagagttgacaggcagaggtaaagggactattttccctacagctaccatagcccaccaattcataataacaaagggaggctggaattgttttgaggatttcctcaaaccttaccatttatctactgcaatgtccaggtgtgctgatccagaggactttttcaacggtgtgttcaggaggaaggtagcatgcagaggtaggcctcatcaattccaatttcctgaagacctcatcagaaatgaatttgatttagatgagcaggaattaaggaaagaaaagtgggtggcttacaagaaagccttggattttgtgcatcaatttgatgctagctatgacccattgtctagcttcttcccattggaagaaaaaataaagtttttgattgtttgctttgaagatgtaatgcaaacactaaaagagaagagggaagttgtgattaaaacaaccctgaaaaggccagagtgatcctgagcaggtcagcttccaccaaagcaattcctcctggtgactacacactgcgaaagaaatcaggttatagtgtgttggtgcctacaacaggggagtcttctacatccaaaggaaagaggaagatacaagatgtcattgacatccaagacagcccaaagaatcaaagggtggggaaggaagtgcaatcagatacacccttgtattccccatcctaatcccctatccatataggggatgagcaagcagcagctgaacacctcttacagttgggtagcttaggggaaattgcatacacctatgatgaagtggaggaagggatgccagaagagcccattgatgctgaaatgggtattacctccactgaacttaaaggccaggaatgggatcctgagataaagaaggcaagtagtgcctttttggctgatgacaactttgtcacatcagaagcattcatgcaatttatttGGAAACagtatatagatagatataatgctagatgtgagacaagaaaggctgagcagcctaataaagatccagcctcagtggaggaagaaataaaacagtggatgatggaagaattcaaaaccatcactcctgagcagggaagagatctagtagcacaagctggagtgcttatcttaccagagtgggatattgctgatgctctggtgctagatgcagtaagaaaagaaactaaagccatggaaggggttacattcaataaggataatgctgcactagttatgtggtctctcaagagaaatgagagcaagaaaggcaaggacaccccagggtcaagttatcttggtggaatgatggtaaaaagagtgcagagtacaggggtagtagaggctgcaagtactgtgttagaaactgcaaaattcagtgttgcagtggcagaaaaggaagccaaagaaaaagaggccctccaaattaagttggaaatagttttaaaggcctataacagtgctaaggaggaggtaagaggcaaagatagcatcattgctaagttgcagagccagctgatgggacaacaccaacaaggtgagtcttcaacattgatgatttcctcttctcctgcaagacctccgcctactagccctattattgaatttccaccatctccagcaccctccagttctcaaatgattgagattactccccaagaactagaaaacctgaagcaagctcaggccttatatgcagggaaatatgaggagaaagtaagggccacaatctccagttttgcagagacaataaatgcctcattgctttacaacaatgtgggaaagattatggagatatggaatgagctgaggagagataaagccattttgacgcccatttttgatagatggaggcctagggagctagatctagaattcatgtgtgtatcctgtgatgaagcaagagccaatcccattattaaatccacttctgatgtcgctaaagttttaatgcaattggcagcagatgtagataatgtggatagaaaggttaatttatgcaagaaggaatacactgatcaagtttttgagttgctcccaggaatttttgctaatccggatcagttaaaagacaagcaaatatggcttaaagagatagaagttaagttgtcagcaagggttaaaggaatcattgatcttgatgatacctttttctttgttgtaacaatacaggaaatagagaaaattaaatcacattatggttttcttaattcagaagtcaacaaactgagaaatttttggaaaaggttgactaaatttaaagatgatgtgattaatttttcatggccgacaaaagagacatatagtgagtgggaagttaaatatgccacccatgatccggagcagttggagagcgcccctgaaaagatagaagaggttgcaaccgaacagcctgttgaaaAAACTGCAGAAGCTGAAAAGAGCGTGTAACTGCTTTTATgcaaaaattgtaatctcttcGTTTtttgaaatgattgtaacaaactctcctcgagaagtccgaagctttgtgcatccatgttgttataaatggataccaggactagaggaagagggatcacaaaaattttgtaagaaaacgctgcagaaatctATCTGAgttttttctaagtctaatggagaatcagaatttattgtaatactctttgaactaaatatcaatatacaggccatcggttttgagtaaagctctgtttTTTCTTCAAGTTTGtttacaaatttatttactgttttcattctaaataatccagggttgttctgtttgaatggaattgccaagcaattttagtataagtttttgttagcttttctctttaggagggaaattaaatacgcgggatcactcataccagtaaattctttgggaggaactttgaattttgaggaccatggCTTAGTTTGGAATGATTGAactcttgtatgtgtcaggcatatataaggattaataaaaaccaagccgacgggaagtaTAAAGACATATTGTTTAAGGGGTCTTATTTGAGTTCAGATGACTCTGTGactttggataaggcactggtattaattgaagttgttcattgcatgctttgttgatcgaaatgatgaatttaagtacaatttccatcctttgttttcagttgattttagggtgaataaatccactggtttcccggactggtttgctgtgggtttattgtttgaaagtgtgaagttaattcacaaaggtatacccacctgggctccaaggaagcccgaagtgtaggtggtctaatcaaaccttgtcatatgttgtctctagaatttctttatctttgatgtctccTCTGCACCCACCTTAAATCATATTATTCTaaagacattgaagggaatcagattttgaggataACAAATCCATCAACAGGAAGGGTTGTAAAAAAGCATTCCAACAATAGAGTTGCTCGGCATTAAATGGATCTAATGCTCTCATTTTATATACAGAAGATATCCCCCAAGCTGTAAGAACTTCACATTCTCGTGTTGTAACAATGATAAGACTGCCCCCTCTAAGGGTTTCTTTTGCAGGTAACAGAGCATCCAATTGATCCTCATGATCCACATCATCCAGAACAACCAACACCCTAAAAGGTCTCAAATGCCTTGCAAGAATTGCCTTACCTTGCTCTACATTGTCAAATGTTCCATTCACGCCAAGGCCATTGAGGAGTTGAATCTGCTTCTTGTGTAACATTCCTTTGGCTTCTttaacatcaaaaataaaactagaACTCTCCATAGATGAGAATCTTTTGTTATATAATTCTTTGGCAAGCGTAGTTTTTCCAGAACCACCCATACCCCAAATACCCACAATTTGTACACCCTGATCACCTTGAGCCAATTGGACTGTATTCTCAAAATCTTCTGCTGCTTTGTTGAGACCCACAGGATGTTTTGCAACTACTAGTGGCACATTGCTTATTTCTTTCAATACAATATTCACAATATTCTTGAACAGTCTAGTCTCATCACTGAACaagaaaaaaaattgacaaatcaaACTACGAACAGGTGTTTATAACAATGTTAAATTACATAGATCTAATAAGAATGCTTATATCTTAAGATAAAGTTGGCTGAATGTGGTACTTACTCATTATTTTTAATGATTTCGCCAGTGAAAAACGAGACCTTGTAGAGTGCATCTTTCCACTCCTTTAGCTTTTCTGGGCTATATCTAAGcttcttatcatgcttctcaaaCGCAGCAGCGTACTTTCCTTTCTTTTGAGCTACATATCTGAGATCAGTGggctctacatggcagaaaatggGAATAATCTTTGGCACCACTTTTGAGCATTAATGACAGCTCTTCCAAGCACCAAGCTGATTCTGCATAGCACTCTGAAAAAATTGCTATTTGAAGAGTAGCACTGCGGATTGCTGCTTCTAATGTTGTTGGTAAGAAATCGCCATATTCCAACACCTCTGAATCTAAAAAAGCTATGACCTTCATGTTATCAAGGATATTATAGATTCTGCTGGCTAATGTTTTCTTGACTTCTGGTCCACGATGATTAATGAATACATCGAAAGACGGCTTTCTGATGAGAGTTGAGGAAGTAGGCGGAGATGGTGCGATTTCATGAAAAGCTCCCACCGTCTCATTCTCTGTGATACAACCAGTGGTACCTGAAGTAGATGCCGTGGAATTGGACCCCACTGAACCCCGTGAAAAAATAACAGAAACCCAATTAAAACAGCATGAAAACAAGCTTCGAAACGATGATGAACAAGAAGTAGATGAAGATGGTGCCATTGCTTGAGAAGTGTTTGCAGACTCCCTCTATGTTCGACCTGAGATAGTACAACTATATGCAATGGTATTATATTCAATTGAACACATATAAGTAGGCTAGAAAGATGAAGGTTTTGACCGAGGGCAATCGCTAAGTATAAGAGAACAGAAGACAGGGATACCGTGTGGAAGAAACGCGGAATCCTAAAGGAAAGCAGATGAAAGATGGCAACTTTTAGAGAAATAGTGACATGGGCGTCTGAAACACGGAAAGTAGAAGTTATGAGCGTCTCAGACACGGAGTCGTGATGATAAGAAGTGACTAGGAAGGCCGAATGATGTGACTAGGAAGTCACGTCTACTAGCGACAGTCACGGCGTGCGTAATGGGACAGTGAGCTCATAATTCAACATAAAGTAATTAATTTAAGTTACTTAATAAATACAAATCGAAAAATCCAACAAACAAAAAatgtcaattttaaatttttgcaggtttgtcattttgtgtggagattagccgTTCACAAATAATAGAATGATAAATTGAACTTATAATAGAGTGGAGAGGGAGCTTGCACCTTAGATAACATAAAGAACAATAATAATTTTAGACATCTATTATAAATTTCCAtttcttgtttttttatttttttatattagggGAAGGGGTTCAATTAATGTCTATGTTTCAATTATCGTTCATTTGATTTTGTAAATGAAAAACTCATAAAAATCATCTAATGCGTCAATAGCCACCCATTGGTATACCAAGTATATCTATGGCAGTACTAATAATATTATTGGGGCATTTGTTCATAAGTATTTGAACAATTGTGCGAATTTTTTGGTGGTCAAAGTGAGCAATTAATGGGGGCATTAGGGAATATGTATGGGACGTTAGCTAAAAATGACCACTTTTTAACCCTTGCAAGCATGGCGAATCCCACAATGCTCATCATAACTACCTAGAAGGCAAAGCAATAGCCATAAACACctaagttgcatatgaagacaccaaaaaatcatcaaaatctaatGTACCATTTAAGAACTTAAGGTCACGACTACCCGTACCCTTCCCCTATatcaaatcaaaaaaatataagaaaaatataTTTGAGTTTAATATGTAATATTATAATATACAATATTGTAAGGGTTTTATTGTATT
The nucleotide sequence above comes from Cryptomeria japonica chromosome 11, Sugi_1.0, whole genome shotgun sequence. Encoded proteins:
- the LOC131855946 gene encoding disease resistance protein Roq1-like, giving the protein MGGSGKTTLAKELYNKRFSSMESSSFIFDVKEAKGMLHKKQIQLLNGLGVNGTFDNVEQGKAILARHLRPFRVLVVLDDVDHEDQLDALLPAKETLRGGSLIIVTTRECEVLTAWGISSVYKMRALDPFNAEQLYCWNAFLQPFLLMDLLSSKSDSLQCL